The genomic region GAGTCGGGAGTCGGGAGTCGGGAAATCGATGTCCTCTCCTCTTATCCCCTGGTCTCCTGGTCTCCTTGTCCTCCTTGTCTCCCAGGTCTCCCTTGTCTTCTTATCCCCTGGTCCTTCCTCTGGTTCTGGCAAATGCTTCAGTAACAGACGGCTAAATTGAGCCACGATACGGTAATCTGGGGCAACGGGAGCATATTTATGGGCGATCGCATCGAGTTGCAGTAGTAGATATCGGGGGCTAGTGAGAGCAACTCGCGCCCGCAGCGTCTGCCATGCCTGCGCAACTATCTCCGGTTCAAACGCAAACATAAATACTGGGTCGTTATTGCCATCTACCCCAGCAACCATCACTAAGCTAAAACTATCTGTCAAAACCAAGCAAAACTGTTCCTTTGCTAGCGGATCTCCCGGTAGCAAGGGTATAGTCGTACTACCAGGGGGATCGATTTCCACTGCTACAGGTAAAGGATCGGATTTTGCTTGAGACTTAGCTACATCAGACTTGGTTGCAGCTGGCGGGAGTTGAAACGGTCTTCCTCCAGATAACTTCAGCCACTCTGCGGTAAACACTCCAGTTTGAAAGTTAGCCAGCAACTCCTTTTGACTCAAAATTGGTGCTGGACCAGCTAAAACGATGCCTCGATCGCCTCTAAATCCTAAAGAATTTGACAATGGGGAAGCAAGACTATCTAACAATAGCTGTTCGAGTGCTGCGATCGCCCCACTCCACTCTTTCACGACTTTAAGCCGTTTAGATGCAGCACTGGTATGGCGAATGACTTCTGTTTCCAACTCTGGAGTGTAGCAGCCAATCTCATCCGCTCTGCTCTTGGTAATAATTTCCCTTATAGTTGGTAAAGTCCACATTTGCACCCGCGATCGCCCCCTCTCACAGCTAGCAACTCTCCGTTCCGTTCCGCTTTTCTAGATAGTTCCACTTTTGCTACTCAATAACAGAGTATCGAGATTTTGGCACTAGCGACAGGCGTAAAACCGAACTCTAGTCTTCGCAATTTCCTGAATTAGGAAGGGAAAGTCGATTGTTGGTAATGGGTAATAGGCGAGAAACCGTTCGCCCTTGTGCTGTTGCTAGGCTGAGAGCGATCGCGAAGCTGGGTAACTATTTTGACTTTTGACTGTGTACGGGCGGGTCGAGCGCATAACTAAGACTCTAGCAAATATGTCTGGTAAACCCGCCCCTACAAATGCATAACTTTTGACTTTTGACTTTTCTACGATTCTCTCCCAGATGCCCAGAGATCTCGCCACTTAACTGTCCCTTCGCTAGCAACAACCCAACGTCGAGCCACGATATTTTCCCGTAATGGCGATCGCCCTTCTCGTAAGATGGCATATTTGTAAGTAATTAACTTACCAGCACTCTCCTCGAAGGGAATTTCAGCAAACCAAGTATTGGCATTAATGTACTCTAGGGGGTAAGCCTTGCCAATATCCCAGTTTCCTAGTTCTGGACAATCGCCCATTACCACAATTCTTTCACCAAGTTGAGTGTTGACCCCATTCAATTGCACTCTAACTAAAGTTTTAGCTTTTGCCCTTTCACCAATATGACTGAGAACGATGACATCTCTTCGTCCCAGTTCTAAATTGCGGATCTCGCCGTTCTCCACTGTAAATTTACGCCGCGTTAACACGCAAGTATGCTCGCCATCTGGTAAGTCTGTCATGACTGTATCAATCGTGACGGCTTCACCCCGAGTCATGGCAACAAAGCAGGTACACTCACCATATCTTCTGACATAGCAGTAGACATCTGGGGTAATATATCGCTGCTGATGGCTACCAACCGATACGGCTGGGTTGAGTCGCCGCAAGCCAGAAAGCAAGCGAATATAACGATAGATTTCAGTGTCATTGTCCCAACTCGTCATCATCGGTCGGTTGTAGGGATCGTTTCCACCATTTGTATCGTCGTGAAGATACTGTTCCGTACCGTAGTAGATGCAAGGGATACCACGAGATGTCATAATTAGCGCGATCGCCACTCGTAGCATTTCAGGGTCGGGATTGAGCGACTGGAAACGTGGCATATCGTGGTTGTCAATAAACGTGACTAACTCTGTTGCCCCGTTGTAGCGATAATCTAGATCGAAAATGTCTTGAATCAGTTGAAATCCACTCTCTGCTCCTTTTGCTAAAGCATCTCGCATGGCTAGACACAGCCCAAAATCGAGCATGGACATCCCCGAACAGTTGGCAAATTCTACCGAGAAATCGTCAAGTGGATGGCTAAAAATCCATTCACCAAAGACAAACACATCCGGTCTATGGGCTTGAATATCGGCGATAAACTCTTGCCAAAACCAAATTGGCATATGCTTTACCGTATCTACCCGCAAAGCATCCACGCCTCGATCTAGCCACTGCTTAATCGCCGATTTGATGTAGTTGCGATATTCGTTGTTATTTTCGTTAAATGTGGCTAAACCAGAAAGCTCGCAGTTCTGTACTTGCCATTCATCTTCCCAATTTGACACTTCACCGTAATGGTGATACCAATGATCTTTATCATCGTTAAAGTCAGCAATTTTTACGCCATCGTCATATAATTCTCCCTTGACTCCGCTAATGTCAGGGCTACTATGGTTGCAGACAATATCGAGAATTAACTTCATTTTGCGCTTGTGCAACTCGTCAATCAAGCGATCGAAGGTGGTATTTCTAGTCTCTTGAGTTTTGTTCAGGGATGGATTTTCATCTTGACCGATAAATCGCGGATTCAAGCGTTTGAAGTCTTTCGTCCAGTAACCGTGAATTGCCGCACTTTCGATAAATAAATCTTCAATTTGCTCGAATAAAGGAGTCAGCCAAATTGCTGTCACTCCCATGCCTTTAAGATAGTCGAGTTTGTCAATAATACCTTGTAAGTCACCACCCCAATATTTGCCCCACTCTTGCTTAGTTGGATCGTAAATTTCTGGGTTGGGACCTTCGCTATTGTTTAGATCGCCATCATAAAAGCGATCGACTACCACAAAGTAAATGGTTTCTTGACGAAATTCAATATCTCTGGTGTAAAGAAACTCTAGATCGATCTCTGTCTCTTGTTGGGGTGCTGTAATTAAAGTATCTATTTCTACTTTTGGATCGGTCAGTTCGTGTTGAGCAGGAGTAGCTTTAACCGTGGGAAGTGCTTCCATAAGGTTTACTGAGTTTTATATTTTTCAAATTGCGAGCGCATCTATGCACGAGTTGGTTTTGCTTTTGGCTCCTGTCGTTTTTCAGCGAGATAACATGCCAACCAACTATCTTTTTGCAGGCAATTGTTAAAATATGTTAATTATGAAAACTCTATCATCTATCGTGCGAAGTAATTTTAGCGCTTTGGAGAAGCAAAATGTTGTTCGTCACTAGAATATTTAGTATCGGCAGCGGGTTCACTACTCAATCCTGACTTAGCAATTCTCTGTATAGTTATTCCCGGTATCTGTTCTCAACTACAAAATTTTAGCTCCCCTCAAAACTGCGATCGCCATGCAATTTTGAGGGGAGCTTTATGTTATTTAACAAATTTAGCAAACTTTCTTCACATAAAAATCGCCATCTAGCTCATAGAAGAACCACTGCGATCGTAGTTAGCCGAGAAGGTGGGGTGGGGTTTGCCTTGAATATGATTCCAATATTCTGTCGTACCTTCAAACCCAATTTCAGCTGCTGCACGGTTCAACATCGATTGCTGACGGTTTTTGACTACGTGGTGGTGACGCATCATCAACGCCCGAGCTTGTTCTTGAGTAGACATAATTTATTCCTCTTTATATTTTTCTGTTTACTTTCACTTTTTCACTATAGCAGGTAATTCTGTATCTAAAAATACAAAATAGCTGTTTTTAATATTTCTTAACACAATTCTCAGAAAAGCGAGTAATGAGGAGCGAGGAGTGAGGAGCGAGGAGTGAGGGGAAGAAAAGAGCTGCTCTTGAGCTGAGGGAGAGTCGCCCATCTGAGGGGGAGAAGAGAGTTGCGGAGTAACTACCAACTACCAACTACCAACCATCAACCATCAACTGTCAACCGTTCATCCTTATCCCTCATAATGGAAACAGTGGGCAAAATTTGCTTTCCCAAAATCCGATCGCCGTTTTACTTGATGAAATATGTTTGATGCACTTGCCGATCGCCTAGAATCTGCCTGGAAAAAGCTGCGGGGACAAGATAAGATTTCCCCTGCCAATATTCAAGAGGCATTGCGGGAGGTACGCCGCGCCTTATTGGAGGCGGATGTCAATTTGCAGGTAGTCAAAGATTTTATTGCTGAAGTAGAAATTAAGGCACAAGGAGCCGAGGTACTTTCTGGGGTTAGACCCGACCAGCAGTTCATCAAAGTTGTTTATGACGAACTGGTAGAAGTGATGGGGGAAACCAACGTTCCCCTAGCACAGGCAGATGTAGCCCCTACCGTTGTTTTGATGGCAGGTTTACAGGGGACGGGAAAAACTACCGCAACGGCTAAATTAGCATTACATCTACGCAAGCAAGAGTGCAGTTGCTTGATGGTAGCGACAGACGTGTATCGCCCTGCGGCGATCGATCAGTTGGTGACTCTGGGTAAGCAAATTGACGTACCCGTGTTTGAAATGGGTAGCAATGCCGACCCCGTAGAGATTGCGCGACAAGGTGTCGAACAAGCCAAAGCACAAGGGGTAGATATAGTTATTATCGATACCGCTGGTCGCCTGCAAATTGACCAAGACATGATGGCGGAGTTGATTCGTGTTAAAGAAGCCGTGCAACCCCACGAAACGCTGTTGGTAGTGGATGCAATGACGGGTCAAGAAGCAGCCAATCTCACCCGCACTTTCCACGAACAAGTCGGTATTACTGGGGCAATTCTCACCAAGCTGGACGGTGACAGCCGAGGTGGAGCAGCGCTTTCAGTACGACGAATCTCGGGACAGCCGATTAAGTTTGTCGGTGTCGGGGAAAAGGTAGAAGCACTACAACCCTTTTACCCCGAGCGCATGGCATCGCGCATTTTAGGTATGGGTGACGTGCTGACGCTCGTAGAAAAAGCCCAAGAAGAATTTGACCTTGCCGATGCTGAGAAAATGCAAGAGAAAATTCTCTCGGCAAAATTTGACTTCACCGACTTTCTGAAGCAGATGCGGCTGTTGAAGAACATGGGTTCTTTGGGTGGCATCATGAAGCTAATTCCTGGCATGAATAAGATGTCGGACGACCAGCTGAAGCAGGGTGAAACCCAGCTCAAGCGCTGCGAAGCGATGATCAATTCCATGACAAAGCAGGAACGTAAAGACCCCGATCTATTATCTAGTTCCCCCAGCCGTCGCCGCCGGATTGCCAGAGGTTCTGGTTATAAAGAAAGCGACGTGAGCAAACTGGTGAGCGACTTCCAGAGAATGCGAGCCATGATGCAGCAGATGGGTCAAGGCGGCGGCTTTCCAGGTATGCCTAATCTATTCGGTGGTGGCGGCGGTATGGGCGATCCCTATGCTGCTGGTAGTCGTCCTACTCCCCCTGGTTGGCGGGGCTACGCTGGCGGCGCACCTGCTAAGAAAAAGAAGAAAGAGAAGAAGAAAAAGGGATTTGGGACTTTGTGAGTGGCAATTGGTAATTGATAATCGGTAGTTGCTCCCTCAGCCCCCTCAGCTTTCTTGTCCCTACTTCCTGCTCCCTAGCAACTGTGATATGATGATCTATTCAGTGAATACAATCTATTAGCCGCCTACAGGAGAAGTTAACCCCAGTATGATCAAACTGCGATTAAAGCGATACGGGAAAAAGCGGGAAGCAAGTTACCGCATTGTGGCGATAAAAAGCAGCGCTCGGCGCGAAGGTCGTGCTTTGGAAGAGCTGGGATTCTACAACCCCAGAACTGACGAAACTAAGCTAGATGTGCCAGGAATCGTAAGGCGGCTCCAACAAGGTGCTCAACCTACTGATACCGTGCGTCACATTTTACAAAAAGCTAATGTCTTTGAACAGCTCAATACCGCAGCCAGCCAATCAACCAACTCATAAGGGCGATCGCACTATAAGTTCAGATCGACAACCAGATTACGCTAAACTAGCGCAATTTCTGATTCAGCCGTTTTTAGAGTCTCCCAATTCGCTAAGCGTGGATTGCGAGTTCTTCCCTAGTACGGCAAAGGTTTGGCTTAGAGTCGCCTTTGAAGGTGAAGACAAGGGGCGAGTTTTTGGTCGCGGCGGACGCAATATTCAAAATATTCGCACGGTTATTACTGCTGCTGCTGCTATGTCAGGGCATTCAGTATATCTGGATATTTACGGTAGCCAAGCTTTTAATGGTGCGACGAGTGGGGAAGAAACCGGACGTTCATCAGACCGTTCATCTGCGCCAAAATTGAGGCAACAACGAGGTGAGAGTCCCAAACCCGTGCAAAAACCTCGTTCTCATTAGTCGTTGGTTGATGGTTACTGCTCGTTTGTAGCTAGTAAGCTAGAAAGGACAAATGACTGATGGTGTAGGGCGAAGCCCTTCCCATAGGGTACGACCAATGACAAATAGAAAACTGGTATGGCAGAGCCTTTAACGATCGCGCTACCAACTCAAGCTGGCGCGATCGCTTTAGCCGGAGAAAATGAAGAAAATTTGAAAACCCTGGCGCGACTCACAGGTGCTACAGTTGTGTTGCGCGGGCAAGAGTTATATATTTACGGCACGGAAAAACAAATTGAGCTGAGCCAGCAGTTAGTGCGATCGCTTGAAGACCTTTGGAGTCAGGGTAAGAGTATTTCAAATGCAGATATCCTTACGGCGCGTCAAGCATTAGATACCCATCGCCAAGGCGAACTGCAAGAATTACAGCGAGACGTTCTCGCTCGTACCCGTCGCGGCGATGAAGTCAGGGCAAAAACTTTTCGCCAGCGTCAGTATATTCAATACATTCGCACCCATGACTTGACATTTTGCTCTGGTCCTGCTGGTACTGGTAAGACTTATTTAGCAGTGGTAATTGCTGCCCAAGCTTTGTTAGCAAATCAGTACGAACGGTTAATTTTAACTCGTCCAGCCGTGGAAGCTGGGGAAAAACTGGGCTTTTTACCAGGAGACTTGCAACAAAAAGTCGATCCGTTTCTCCGTCCCCTCTACGACGCATTGTATGAGTTTATCGACCAAGAAAAAATGGCTAACCTAATGGAACGGGGGGTCATTGAAGTAGCTCCTCTAGCATATATGCGGGGTCGGACGCTGAATAATGCTTTTGTGATTGTGGATGAGGCGCAGAACACGACACCAGCCCAGATGAAAATGGTGTTAACGCGGTTGGGATTTCGTTCGCGCATGGTTGTGACTGGGGACATGACTCAGACTGACTTACCTTTGCAACAACAATCGGGTTTAACAGTAGCGTTGAAGATTTTACAACATCTCGAAGGAATTGCTTTTTGTGAGTTTTCTCAAAAAGATGTCGTTCGCAATCCTTTAGTGCAAAGAATTGTTGCGGCTTACGAGCAGTACGAGAAATAATTCTTTTGAGCTATTGGTTCAAAAAATGGCAAGTTAAATAAAGGCTTATTTAAACGTGAATTCAACGTGAAAATTCTCTTTTGGCAACTTGTCCTTATTCTCAGTTTATACATCAGCTACAGTAGTTTTCATAGCAGCAGTATATATGCATCTCAATCGCAAGAAAACTTTAGTATGAACGAGCAATGGAAGCGCGAATTCGAGGAACAATTCGAGGAAGATTTTCTTCGCCCGTGGTCGCAAAGGCGAGGTATAGAATCAATCGATCGCAATTCTTGGATTGTACTAGCTAGAGTGCCTTTAGCTCAGCTCTCGGCTGTTTTAGCAGAAAAAGCTGTAGAGTCGCGTCGCGATGTTCTCGGTACTGAAATTGAGGTGCGAGGTTCTTTTGCATTTGCTTATCAACTCGTCGGTCATAATTGGTCGATTGTTTCCAAACCACCTTCAGAGTCAACACTTACAGAACGGAGCGAGCTAGCAGCACTTTCGGCAAGATTGGGACAGCCAGTCATAGAATTGGGTGTCAGCGATACTAGCACGACAGTTGGCTATAACCTGTTTGAAGGTGGCAAATTAATCGAGCATTTTGAAGGACAGGAGTATGAAGACGATGAGGATGCTCAAGGCTTGCCGACTCAAAAATATATTTTGCATCCTTATCCAGACGATCCCGAAGCCGAACAAATAGCATACTTTTGGTCAAGTCGCCGCAAAGTTACGGTACAAGAAATTGGCAATATTTGGGATTTTGCCGAGGAGTTAATGTTAGAGTATGATGCTTTCGATCCCGCTATAGATGATACATACCTACTGGGAGATTATCCCAAATGTGGTAAGCTTTATTGGGTGACAAGTCGAGGATATACTCTAGTTTTGGATTCTGGACAAGAGGTGAGATCGATACCAGAATTCATTAGAGTAGACTATTTCAGATTTAGAAAATGATATCGAACAATTTTTATTTACAGGCAATCGAAACTGACTAACTTGTTATTTGGAAAACTTGCGCATTCCTTACTTAGTTCCTGATTTAGCTGTACTGCTAAGCAAAGATCGATTCGATCTAAGTCTTTAACATTTTTAAATAAAGTTTTGTTACTGTGTTACGTGATTTAAGAGATATTGACAATAAATAGTGTTTATCCTCATCAGTCTCAACAAATTTCTACTCGATCGCGCATTCAATCTATTTCAAGATATAAGCTTTAAGATAGATGTATAACACTTAAAAAAAAATCAAAATAATAATTCTGCATACTAAAAAAAATTGCCTGAAATCTCGATCGCATCTCGCACTATAGATGCGGTCTGACTATTTCTAAAAGCTGGTTGAAAAAATGAAAGGGAAAAAAGCCGCGATCGCCATTGGTCTATTGGGCGCGATCGGCAGTACCATTGTTGCTTGCTCGCCAGATAGCCAAAATAACTCTACAGCACAAATCAATCCAAACACAAAACTGCGATCGCTTGCAATTACTGTAGGCGATCTCAGCAATCCCTTCTTTGTCTTAATGGGAAGGGGTGCGGTATCGGAAGCCAAGAAAATTGCTGGAGAAGGGGTACGAACTGCTGTTGTTTCTAGCGGTTACGACCTCAACTTGCAATTCAATCAAATCGAAAACTTTATTGCTGCTAACACGGACTTAATCCTGCTGAATGCTGGCGATAGTGAGGGCATTGCAGCTGCTGTGGAAAAAGCCAAACAAGCAGGTATTACGGTAATAGCAGTCGATACTGGTGCGGGTGGTGGCGTAGATGCTACCGTCACCTCTAATAATCTGCAAGCAGGGCAGATTAGCTGTCAGTATATTGCCGATCGCCTCAAAGGGAAAGGCAATGTTGTCATTGTGAATGGTCCGCCAGTACAATCTGTATTCGATCGCGTCAAAGGTTGCGAACAAGTCTTTGCTCAATACCCCAACATCAAAATACTTTCCAAAGACCAAAACGCAGAAGGTAGCAGAGATGGTGGTTTAAGAGTCATGAGCGACTTGCTGACATCATTTAACAAAATTGATGCCGTGTTTGCGATCAACGATCCGAGCGGAGTTGGTGCAGAACTGGCAGCTAAGCAAGCCAGACGCAACGAGTTTTTTATTGTCGGCGTAGACGGCGCACCGGAAGCAAAACAAGCAATTGAAGACCCCAATAGTATTTTTGTTGCGACTGC from Chroococcidiopsis sp. SAG 2025 harbors:
- a CDS encoding HAMP domain-containing sensor histidine kinase gives rise to the protein MWTLPTIREIITKSRADEIGCYTPELETEVIRHTSAASKRLKVVKEWSGAIAALEQLLLDSLASPLSNSLGFRGDRGIVLAGPAPILSQKELLANFQTGVFTAEWLKLSGGRPFQLPPAATKSDVAKSQAKSDPLPVAVEIDPPGSTTIPLLPGDPLAKEQFCLVLTDSFSLVMVAGVDGNNDPVFMFAFEPEIVAQAWQTLRARVALTSPRYLLLQLDAIAHKYAPVAPDYRIVAQFSRLLLKHLPEPEEGPGDKKTRETWETRRTRRPGDQGIRGEDIDFPTPDSRLSTPHPPRPDLELLQAFAHEVRTPLTTIRTLIRLLLKRRDLSSDVQKRLEAIEHECREQIDRMELMFQAAELETSASDSNNNNYLIATSLEQLLQQSIPRWQHSAKRRNMTLDVILPQQMPTVISHPSMLDRVLTGLIENFTRSLPAGSQIQVQVIPAGDQLKLQLFSQLPGEDDEAAQSFSVTSIGKSLGQLLTFQPETGCISLNLNATKHLFQSIGGKLIVRQKPQQGEVLTVFLPLFGSGES
- a CDS encoding alpha-amylase family glycosyl hydrolase, whose product is MEALPTVKATPAQHELTDPKVEIDTLITAPQQETEIDLEFLYTRDIEFRQETIYFVVVDRFYDGDLNNSEGPNPEIYDPTKQEWGKYWGGDLQGIIDKLDYLKGMGVTAIWLTPLFEQIEDLFIESAAIHGYWTKDFKRLNPRFIGQDENPSLNKTQETRNTTFDRLIDELHKRKMKLILDIVCNHSSPDISGVKGELYDDGVKIADFNDDKDHWYHHYGEVSNWEDEWQVQNCELSGLATFNENNNEYRNYIKSAIKQWLDRGVDALRVDTVKHMPIWFWQEFIADIQAHRPDVFVFGEWIFSHPLDDFSVEFANCSGMSMLDFGLCLAMRDALAKGAESGFQLIQDIFDLDYRYNGATELVTFIDNHDMPRFQSLNPDPEMLRVAIALIMTSRGIPCIYYGTEQYLHDDTNGGNDPYNRPMMTSWDNDTEIYRYIRLLSGLRRLNPAVSVGSHQQRYITPDVYCYVRRYGECTCFVAMTRGEAVTIDTVMTDLPDGEHTCVLTRRKFTVENGEIRNLELGRRDVIVLSHIGERAKAKTLVRVQLNGVNTQLGERIVVMGDCPELGNWDIGKAYPLEYINANTWFAEIPFEESAGKLITYKYAILREGRSPLRENIVARRWVVASEGTVKWRDLWASGRES
- the ffh gene encoding signal recognition particle protein, yielding MFDALADRLESAWKKLRGQDKISPANIQEALREVRRALLEADVNLQVVKDFIAEVEIKAQGAEVLSGVRPDQQFIKVVYDELVEVMGETNVPLAQADVAPTVVLMAGLQGTGKTTATAKLALHLRKQECSCLMVATDVYRPAAIDQLVTLGKQIDVPVFEMGSNADPVEIARQGVEQAKAQGVDIVIIDTAGRLQIDQDMMAELIRVKEAVQPHETLLVVDAMTGQEAANLTRTFHEQVGITGAILTKLDGDSRGGAALSVRRISGQPIKFVGVGEKVEALQPFYPERMASRILGMGDVLTLVEKAQEEFDLADAEKMQEKILSAKFDFTDFLKQMRLLKNMGSLGGIMKLIPGMNKMSDDQLKQGETQLKRCEAMINSMTKQERKDPDLLSSSPSRRRRIARGSGYKESDVSKLVSDFQRMRAMMQQMGQGGGFPGMPNLFGGGGGMGDPYAAGSRPTPPGWRGYAGGAPAKKKKKEKKKKGFGTL
- the rpsP gene encoding 30S ribosomal protein S16; amino-acid sequence: MIKLRLKRYGKKREASYRIVAIKSSARREGRALEELGFYNPRTDETKLDVPGIVRRLQQGAQPTDTVRHILQKANVFEQLNTAASQSTNS
- a CDS encoding KH domain-containing protein, which produces MSLNSSIPQPANQPTHKGDRTISSDRQPDYAKLAQFLIQPFLESPNSLSVDCEFFPSTAKVWLRVAFEGEDKGRVFGRGGRNIQNIRTVITAAAAMSGHSVYLDIYGSQAFNGATSGEETGRSSDRSSAPKLRQQRGESPKPVQKPRSH
- a CDS encoding PhoH family protein, with product MAEPLTIALPTQAGAIALAGENEENLKTLARLTGATVVLRGQELYIYGTEKQIELSQQLVRSLEDLWSQGKSISNADILTARQALDTHRQGELQELQRDVLARTRRGDEVRAKTFRQRQYIQYIRTHDLTFCSGPAGTGKTYLAVVIAAQALLANQYERLILTRPAVEAGEKLGFLPGDLQQKVDPFLRPLYDALYEFIDQEKMANLMERGVIEVAPLAYMRGRTLNNAFVIVDEAQNTTPAQMKMVLTRLGFRSRMVVTGDMTQTDLPLQQQSGLTVALKILQHLEGIAFCEFSQKDVVRNPLVQRIVAAYEQYEK
- a CDS encoding ABC transporter substrate-binding protein, translated to MKGKKAAIAIGLLGAIGSTIVACSPDSQNNSTAQINPNTKLRSLAITVGDLSNPFFVLMGRGAVSEAKKIAGEGVRTAVVSSGYDLNLQFNQIENFIAANTDLILLNAGDSEGIAAAVEKAKQAGITVIAVDTGAGGGVDATVTSNNLQAGQISCQYIADRLKGKGNVVIVNGPPVQSVFDRVKGCEQVFAQYPNIKILSKDQNAEGSRDGGLRVMSDLLTSFNKIDAVFAINDPSGVGAELAAKQARRNEFFIVGVDGAPEAKQAIEDPNSIFVATAAQDPLGMTQTAVRVGNDILNGKKPKNPDILIPVRLITRENVKDYKGWQ